One Candidatus Paracaedimonas acanthamoebae DNA segment encodes these proteins:
- the tssC gene encoding type VI secretion system contractile sheath large subunit: protein MRESIQHVIDNVRPPRVQITYDVEIGNAVESRELPFVLGLMADLSGASEVARPPLKERKFVDIASDMIPDVMAAIRPRVNILVPNKLGGDAKEINVDLTFLTMDDFEPLQIVGQTPVLNDLYTTRTRLNDLLGKLEGNEALNKAMDEIMTNKGENTDVPSLVQSTQMVRDPSQENYAGVLINEFITLVSKVDKMPADCVALVQQRIAELDTTVGAQLNEILHHSDYQKLEGSWRGLWLLMTTTTQNAHIKIRLLNVTKTELILDLEKACEFDQSHLFKKVYEEEYGTFGGSPYSFLMGDFEFGRNPQDTELLTKLSQVAAAAHAPFIAAANPNLFDLISFSELGHPRDLSRIFDSTELGKWASFRETEDSRYVALTLPHILMRLPYGGENGQMVMGLNFIEDVDGTDNSKFCWGSSAWGLAQRILHAATEYGWPAAIRGVEGGGMVEDLPYYTFKTTDGDVALKCPTEISITDRREKELSDLGFIGLVHCKNRDYAAFFGSQTCQKPKLYNLDEANSNARLSARLSYILAASRFAHYIKVIMRDKVGSFMSRADVETYLNNWIASYVLLTDEASQPVKARYPLREARVDVYDVPGQPGSYRAVVFLRPHFQMEDLTASIRLVAALPKRAAG, encoded by the coding sequence AGAACGTAAATTTGTCGATATCGCAAGCGACATGATACCAGATGTTATGGCTGCTATCCGTCCAAGGGTAAATATTTTGGTTCCAAATAAATTAGGCGGAGATGCTAAAGAAATTAATGTTGATTTAACATTTCTGACGATGGACGATTTTGAACCTCTTCAAATTGTTGGCCAAACTCCTGTTCTTAATGATCTTTACACCACAAGAACTCGACTTAACGATTTACTTGGGAAGCTAGAAGGTAATGAAGCTCTCAACAAAGCGATGGATGAAATTATGACGAACAAAGGGGAAAACACAGATGTCCCAAGTTTAGTGCAATCTACTCAGATGGTTAGAGATCCTTCTCAAGAAAATTATGCTGGTGTCTTAATTAATGAATTTATCACTCTCGTTAGTAAAGTAGATAAAATGCCTGCTGATTGTGTCGCTTTAGTTCAACAACGTATTGCTGAGCTTGATACAACGGTTGGTGCTCAACTTAATGAAATTTTGCACCATTCAGATTACCAAAAACTCGAAGGCAGTTGGAGAGGTCTCTGGCTTTTAATGACAACGACCACTCAGAATGCTCATATTAAGATTCGTCTTCTTAATGTAACTAAGACAGAACTTATTCTCGATTTAGAAAAAGCTTGTGAATTTGATCAAAGTCACTTGTTTAAAAAAGTTTATGAAGAAGAATATGGAACTTTTGGTGGCTCTCCTTACTCTTTCTTAATGGGTGATTTTGAGTTTGGACGTAATCCCCAAGATACAGAATTGCTCACAAAACTTTCTCAAGTTGCCGCTGCAGCACATGCCCCATTCATTGCAGCCGCGAATCCAAATTTGTTTGATCTTATTAGTTTCTCTGAATTAGGCCACCCAAGAGATCTATCTCGTATTTTTGATTCCACTGAACTTGGAAAGTGGGCTTCATTCCGCGAGACTGAAGATTCACGTTACGTTGCACTTACCCTCCCTCATATCTTGATGCGTCTTCCTTATGGGGGCGAAAATGGTCAGATGGTGATGGGTCTAAACTTTATTGAAGATGTTGATGGAACTGATAACTCTAAATTCTGTTGGGGAAGTTCAGCTTGGGGTCTGGCTCAAAGAATTCTTCATGCCGCAACCGAGTATGGTTGGCCAGCTGCAATTCGTGGCGTTGAAGGCGGTGGTATGGTTGAAGATCTCCCTTATTACACTTTCAAAACAACAGATGGTGATGTTGCTCTTAAATGTCCTACAGAGATCTCAATTACGGATCGACGCGAGAAAGAATTGAGTGATCTAGGGTTTATTGGTTTGGTTCATTGTAAGAACCGTGACTATGCCGCTTTCTTCGGCTCACAAACATGTCAGAAACCTAAACTCTATAACTTGGATGAAGCCAATTCAAATGCACGACTCTCTGCGAGATTGTCTTATATTTTGGCAGCTTCACGCTTTGCTCACTACATTAAAGTCATTATGCGCGATAAGGTTGGAAGTTTTATGTCTCGTGCAGATGTTGAGACTTATCTCAATAACTGGATTGCCTCATACGTCCTTTTAACAGATGAAGCAAGCCAACCCGTAAAAGCACGTTATCCACTACGTGAAGCCCGAGTCGATGTCTATGATGTTCCTGGACAGCCTGGAAGTTATAGAGCTGTTGTCTTCTTAAGACCCCACTTCCAAATGGAAGACTTGACAGCATCTATTCGTCTTGTTGCTGCCTTACCAAAGCGGGCTGCAGGTTGA